DNA from Cyanobacteria bacterium FACHB-DQ100:
CAAAAAGGCTAAGGGTGAGGCTTCGTACAGCAGTCGCAGCTTACCGTCCGGTTGCTTTCCAGTGCCGGGATAAAGGAATACACCGCCTTGATAGAGAATGCGATGAAAGTCCCCGATCAATGCGCCACCGTAGCGGGCGGTATAACCTTCATGCCGATGCACATAGCGAATAAAATCGCGATACGACTCTTCCCACTGCCAGAAGTTCCCTTCGTTCACGCTGTAGATCGGCCCGTGCTCAGGAATGCGAATGTTTTCGTCTGCCAGAATGAACTCGCCTAAGCTGGGATCAAGCACGAATGAGTGAACCCCATTGCCGATCGAATACACGAGCATCGTACTCGGCCCGTACAGAATGTAGCCTGCAGCAAGCTGATTGCGTCCACTCTGCAACAAGTCCTGCGCTTGCCCGTCGGTGTCCTCGCCTTCTTGCTGCCGAATCGCAAAGATTGATCCCACGTTGATGTTGATATCGACATTCGAGGAACCATCGATCGGGTCATACAGCAAGGTGTAGCGCCCGATCGGGCAGTTTTCTGGAATGTAGTAAGGCTGCTCCATTTCTTCAGAAGCGAGACGGCAGACTAAACCGCTTTGCTTGAATACAGAGATAAATACCTCGTTGGCATAAACATCCATCCGTTTAACGGATTCGCCTTGCACATTGGTATCGCCCGTAAAGCCTAGAACCCCTTCCATCAGTCCAGCTCGACTGAGGCGACGTGCAATCAGCTTTCCGGCAAGCGCAATGCGCGTCATGATGGCGCTGAGATCTTGTGCCTCGGCTGAAAAACTGTGGAGTTGTTCTAGCACATGACGCGAGAGCGTCGTGCAGTCTCGATCGAGCAGAGTATCGCGATCGGTAAGCTGCGGATAAGCATCGACCATTCGAGTTTCCTCCCCTGAGATTCAGGGTTTTCACATTCACACTCTCTGTAGCGTAGTCAAGACAAGAGAGTGCTTACTTCTATCTTAAGAAGGCATTTCTTAACCGTGGAGTTCTTTAAGACCAACTACAGAAAGTCTCGATTCACTCGTAGCCAAAGCTACAAATTGGAAGCCGCTTGCTGGGATTGATTGAGATAGCCCTTATCGCTAATCTAGCAAGCCGCGAATCCTCTTCGACAACTGGTTCACTCAGGTAAAGTATGTACGACAATATCTGCAAGTTTCTAGCTGAAACCTTTTCCAGCGATTTTGCCTCGTGGCTTTTGGGAGAAGCGATCGAGCTAACCGAACTCAGTTCATCGGAGCTATCGCTCGAACCGATTCGCGCCGATAGCTTAATTTTGCTGCAATCTGAAGCAACCGTGCTGCATCTCGAATTTCAAACCGAACCCAGCGCAACGATTCCCTTCAGAATGCTCGATTATCGCGTTCGGCTCTACCGCCGATTTCCGAGTAAAACGGTGCGTCAATTTGTGATTTATCTTCAGCCCACGACTTCAGAACTGGTGCAACAGTCAAGCTTTGTCCTAGAGGAAACTCGGCATAATTTTGGTGTAATTCGGCTTTGGGAGCAACCGACAGATCTTTTCTTGCAGTCTCCTGGACTTTTACCGTTTGCAACGCTGAGTCAAACGAGCGATCGTACTCAAGCGCTTCAGCAAGTCGCCCAAGTGATCGAGCGCATACCAAACAAAGAAACGCAGCAAAATGTCGCTGCCTCCGCATTTATCCTAGCTGGATTACTATTAGATAAAAGTATCGTTCAACGACTTCTACGGCAGGACATTATGAAAGAATCTGTCACTTACCAAGCACTGATGGAAGAAGGAAGAGAAGAAGGAAGAGAGCAAGGAAGAGAACAAGCGCAAAGAGAGGTCGCGATCGCAATGCTACAAGAAGGCATGGAGATCGAGGTGATTGCTCGGATTACAAAGCTCTCGATCGAGCAAATCCAAGCAATCCAATCGGCTGACAGTTCTCAAGCTTGAATGACCTGATCAACCACCCAATCTTGAATCAATTGGTTGACGTGATCGGGAATTTCATCATGCGGACAATGCCCTGCATCCAGATAGTATTCCGTTAGTTGCGGATGATAGCTGCGGAACTTTGCACCCCGCTCTCGGGCATTAATCCACGGATCGCCTTCGCCCCAGAGCATTAAGAGCGGTCGAGTTAATTGATGCAGCAATACATCAACCTTTTCACCTTGGGGAGTGCGGAACACTGAAGCAAACACCTTTTCCGCTCCGGTATCAAAGGCAGGGCGCTGAATCTCTTCGATTAAGCGATCGGTAACTGCGCTCTGATCCAGATACACCTTTTGCAGCGTGTTCCGAATCACCGACTTCTGCCGCACATATTGAAACAGCAGCCAGCTCGCCCAATCTTGATGAAACAGCGTCATCACAAAGCTGCCCATCACCTGACGAATCGGATCAGGTTTGGTGGTGCCTTGAATATCCGTAAACGGGCCAGCACTGTTAATCAGAATTAACCCGGCTGCGGATTCGGGACGTTGAGAGGCAACCGTGAGCGCGACGTATCCACCGAGTGAATTTCCGGCAAGCACCGCAGGCGCACCGATCACCTCATTCATAAATTCGTGAATTTGATCGCGCCACAGCTCACCGCTATAGCGCCAATCTGGTTTTGACGATCGCCCAAACCCCAATAGATCGATCGCCCAAACCTCAAACTCGGAACTTAAACCGATCACATTCTTGCGCCAGTGATCGGTAGAAGCTCCAAACCCGTGAATCAACAACAACGGGGGGCGATTTTTCCGCTCCCCCATTCGCACATAGTAAACTGGCTCATTCCGCCAGTTCCAATACTGTCCCGGAACCGACTCGATCGAAGAAGCGACCTGCATGACACAATCCGCAATACATCATGTATTCAATTGTAAAACCTAAAAGCGATCGACGTTTTCAAAGGTCTTTTGTCCATACGCTTTCGCTGCTTCTCCGCAAGTCCGGGGAGTCGGAAATAACTTCGTCGGATTGGCGATGCCTTTCGGGTCAAAGGCTTGTCTTACCCATTGCATCGTTTCCAAATCCGCAGGCGTAAACATTTCCGGCATATAGCAGCGTTTATCGGCTCCGATACCGTGTTCGCCAGAAATACTGCCCCCAACTTTGACACAGAGCTTGAGAATTTCGCCGCCTAACTCTTCGACTTGCTCTAATGCACCGGGAATTGCATTATCGTACAGAATTAACGGATGTAAGTTGCCGTCTCCTGCGTGGAAAACATTCGCCACTTTGTAGCCATGCTTTGTGCCTAATGCTTCAATCTCACTCAGCACATATTCCAACTTCGTTCTGGGAATGACTCCATCTTGCACATAGTAATCCGGACTCATTTTGCCCATTGCGGCGAATGCTGCCTTACGACCTTTCCAGATGGTGAGACGTTCATCGGCTGCGGTGGCAACTGTAACGTTACGCGCCCCATTTTGCTTGCAGATTTCTGCGACTCGCTGACAGTTGACTTCGGCTTCGACCTCTAATCCATCGACTTCGACTAGCAAAATTGCAGTCGCATCACGCGGATAACAGCCGGTCGCAACCACATCCTCGACCGCATTAATGCTCATGTTGTCCATCATTTCCATCCCACCGGGAATGATGCCTGCACTGATAATGTCGGAAACGGTTGCACCTGCGGCTTCTACACTGGTAAAGTCTGCCAACAGAACGCGAATCGATTCTGGCGTTTTGAGAATTTTGAGCGTGACTTCGGTAGCAATTCCGAGCGTTCCTTCTGAACCGACAAACACACCCGTTAAGTCATATCCCGGCATTTCAGGAATTTCACCGCCCAGATCGACGATCGATCCATCGGGTGTGACAATTTTCACGCCCAATACGTGATTCGTCGTTACACCGTATTTGAGGCAATGCACCCCGCCCGAATTTTCAGCGACGTTCCCGCCGATCGAGCAAATGATCTGACTCGATGGATCAGGCGCATAGTAGAATCCCGCGCCGCTTACCGTCTGCGTCACCCAGCTATTAATCACGCCAGGCTGAACGACGACGCGCTGATTTTCCAAATCGACCTTGAGAATCTTCCGCATCAGCGACGTGACAATCAAAACGCAGTTCTCGATCGGTAAAGCACCCCCCGATAATCCCGTGCCCGACCCCCGCGCCACAAACGGCACCGAAGCGCGATCGCACACTTTCACCACCGCCGCCACTTCTTCAGTCGTGCGCGGCAGAACGACGATCGCCGGACGTTCTCGATAGCTAGTCAAGCCGTCGCACTCATAAACCAACAATTCTTCGCGTTTCCGCACGACTCCAGACTTTCCAACAATGGCTTCAAAGTCGCGTGCGATCGCTTGCCAATTGGGTTGAGTGCTTACCGCCGTCATGATCCTGCCCATACAACGTCACCCTTAACCTACCAAAAATAAGCCCCTGCGTACCGAATGGCAGCATTTGTAATCTTGTAGATTGAGCATTACAAAAAATCCGATCGCCCTGCCTGAGTTCGGCTGAAGACTGCTTTAAGCTCTGTCCAGCGCTCCTGTTCAATCAGATCAATGATGTTATCGAGATGCTTACGGTAGGACAACAGCGATCGCAGCACCTCTGGCTTGTTGTACTGCGCCATCATTAGCCCCAATTCAGGATTACCGCCCCCAACACGGCTAGTATCTCGAAATCCAGAACTTGCTAATGCTTCAGCCAGCTTTAACACCCTTGAATCTGACTCATCTAAACAGGTCGCAATTAAACTTGCACTCACCATCACAGGCAAATGAGAAATCGCAGCGACGGCGCGATCGTGATCTTCAGGTTCGCAATGAAACAATTTCACCTGTAGCGGACGCAACAACAATTCAACTCGTGCGATCGCGGCTTCGGGTGTCGTTTTAGTCGGGGTTAGGACGTAGGGATTTCCGACAAGCAATCCATGCACTGCCGCTTCAATTCCGCTATCTGCTGTGCCTGCCATCGGATGCCCGCCGACAAAATTGCTCCATAACGGTGCGATCTCGTTCACGATCGCAGCCTTCACCGAGCCCACATCGGTTAAAACGGTGCTGGGTGTGAGATGTGGAATTAATTGCTGCACGGTCGGAACAATCTGAGCGATCGGCGTACAAATAAAAATCACATCAGTATCAGATAGCAGCGACACATCCGTTTCCGCCGTATCGACTGCGCCCCGCGCCACCGCAATCTCACAGGTTCTCGGTCTTCGACTCACACCCAGCACCGTATGTCCCTGCGATCGCAAATCCAGTCCCAGCGATCCACCAATCAATCCCAGTCCCACAATTCCAATCTGCATCATCTCTTCCTTAACGCTTTACTCTGACCTACATCTGGGTACGTTAACGCTAAAGCCACCCGAATTTCTAGGATAAGGATCAAAACAAGCTCATGAAGGTTGAGGAACTGCTGGAAAAATACGCTGATAATATCCGGGAATTTTCGGAGCTAAATCTGAGTGGGGTACATCTTCCAGGCGTGAATTTAAGTCGATCGACCCTGCGGAACGCTAACTTCAAAGCGGCAAAACTCACAAGCGCAGATTTTAGCTACTCGATTTGCCAGAAGGCTAAATTTCATGGTGCAAATCTTATCCTGGCAGACTTCCGGCATACCGACCTTGAGCAAGCCGACCTCAGCAAAGC
Protein-coding regions in this window:
- the fbp gene encoding class 1 fructose-bisphosphatase, which gives rise to MVDAYPQLTDRDTLLDRDCTTLSRHVLEQLHSFSAEAQDLSAIMTRIALAGKLIARRLSRAGLMEGVLGFTGDTNVQGESVKRMDVYANEVFISVFKQSGLVCRLASEEMEQPYYIPENCPIGRYTLLYDPIDGSSNVDININVGSIFAIRQQEGEDTDGQAQDLLQSGRNQLAAGYILYGPSTMLVYSIGNGVHSFVLDPSLGEFILADENIRIPEHGPIYSVNEGNFWQWEESYRDFIRYVHRHEGYTARYGGALIGDFHRILYQGGVFLYPGTGKQPDGKLRLLYEASPLAFLVEQAGGRASTGTQDILDFVPDRLHARVPLIIGSKNDVALVESFVKERIREKAVL
- a CDS encoding Rpn family recombination-promoting nuclease/putative transposase, which translates into the protein MYDNICKFLAETFSSDFASWLLGEAIELTELSSSELSLEPIRADSLILLQSEATVLHLEFQTEPSATIPFRMLDYRVRLYRRFPSKTVRQFVIYLQPTTSELVQQSSFVLEETRHNFGVIRLWEQPTDLFLQSPGLLPFATLSQTSDRTQALQQVAQVIERIPNKETQQNVAASAFILAGLLLDKSIVQRLLRQDIMKESVTYQALMEEGREEGREQGREQAQREVAIAMLQEGMEIEVIARITKLSIEQIQAIQSADSSQA
- a CDS encoding alpha/beta fold hydrolase, with translation MQVASSIESVPGQYWNWRNEPVYYVRMGERKNRPPLLLIHGFGASTDHWRKNVIGLSSEFEVWAIDLLGFGRSSKPDWRYSGELWRDQIHEFMNEVIGAPAVLAGNSLGGYVALTVASQRPESAAGLILINSAGPFTDIQGTTKPDPIRQVMGSFVMTLFHQDWASWLLFQYVRQKSVIRNTLQKVYLDQSAVTDRLIEEIQRPAFDTGAEKVFASVFRTPQGEKVDVLLHQLTRPLLMLWGEGDPWINARERGAKFRSYHPQLTEYYLDAGHCPHDEIPDHVNQLIQDWVVDQVIQA
- the glcD gene encoding glycolate oxidase subunit GlcD, encoding MTAVSTQPNWQAIARDFEAIVGKSGVVRKREELLVYECDGLTSYRERPAIVVLPRTTEEVAAVVKVCDRASVPFVARGSGTGLSGGALPIENCVLIVTSLMRKILKVDLENQRVVVQPGVINSWVTQTVSGAGFYYAPDPSSQIICSIGGNVAENSGGVHCLKYGVTTNHVLGVKIVTPDGSIVDLGGEIPEMPGYDLTGVFVGSEGTLGIATEVTLKILKTPESIRVLLADFTSVEAAGATVSDIISAGIIPGGMEMMDNMSINAVEDVVATGCYPRDATAILLVEVDGLEVEAEVNCQRVAEICKQNGARNVTVATAADERLTIWKGRKAAFAAMGKMSPDYYVQDGVIPRTKLEYVLSEIEALGTKHGYKVANVFHAGDGNLHPLILYDNAIPGALEQVEELGGEILKLCVKVGGSISGEHGIGADKRCYMPEMFTPADLETMQWVRQAFDPKGIANPTKLFPTPRTCGEAAKAYGQKTFENVDRF
- a CDS encoding prephenate/arogenate dehydrogenase, which produces MQIGIVGLGLIGGSLGLDLRSQGHTVLGVSRRPRTCEIAVARGAVDTAETDVSLLSDTDVIFICTPIAQIVPTVQQLIPHLTPSTVLTDVGSVKAAIVNEIAPLWSNFVGGHPMAGTADSGIEAAVHGLLVGNPYVLTPTKTTPEAAIARVELLLRPLQVKLFHCEPEDHDRAVAAISHLPVMVSASLIATCLDESDSRVLKLAEALASSGFRDTSRVGGGNPELGLMMAQYNKPEVLRSLLSYRKHLDNIIDLIEQERWTELKAVFSRTQAGRSDFL